A genomic window from Xiphophorus hellerii strain 12219 unplaced genomic scaffold, Xiphophorus_hellerii-4.1 PGA_scaffold_71__1_contigs__length_207192, whole genome shotgun sequence includes:
- the LOC116716568 gene encoding uncharacterized protein LOC116716568 isoform X3 has protein sequence MKRKVSKLRLSPNEEARIIREELDRRRKLRIQQVREQQRQIALQIRREVEQRRQQELRQLEEQLREDWERRQREKLQTLQSLYLESLQLIGQSHRSAKETEAELAAAAQREEEHHAKAEERYCEALKELKIQKTKEQERQKRSINARKKALQTEKERSAKVARLPPPPPDPIQDIDPRKSHMVKRSNLNAFATTRYHMPESAVAKEPEALQSDARLEADLESRRLQELQREEDRRREEQLEKARVRGRQALRREQLEQDRERLLVELQHLQQTDLLRRRQQVSRMPPQIFQPLYQRQEAREELQRELEFAFEDMYTGERRVKGDLVVQLVPEPLPTSSSTGQDLDLDPDQDLDVTVDENAEPEAENIQNDFGDEVEGREQEAADGATPPRQALRKLLDRIRSQRTDWINGSSRVPAADSPSVDTELIPERDMSIETGSLTPETLSEPGVPAPTVEPAEPPPAAERSLPANFLSRIQEAEEERKKREAELEVEKQQQLALLQELEEQKAELEQMLQEAQREREQLRAAAQQEALLLQPQVPVQDRSPISLTSEEEAVAAEEGVSTRRLRQYQQRLLEQNRIHQRSVEVARQRLEEYQRALRIRHNLTATALLRPPVHPAFLAPPSESHPATPSVPSGVSLPAFSSSAGSSVPSDPSITNRFSSLRPDAASLADSQSIMERVAKHLPDRPRASPVAAGPYEPDAARGSASTSATFDPMTLTSREADRRRRELQEAQRRVVEQRAALTLQKEQQEEERRRAEEELHHMRRQKEALQALIDADRRSGSDSPSEASDPQEAERKRLQLLATLLRAIEESNGGSLSHLEEPEDGDDSLQPDLRGRVPLVPSVVPPEPSGLLHPPRTQKPPVTRVKLGFKWMIPQQHELSAIQEVETPVSMSRVTGCRPNSAERRLVFSGPEDDDPSHLQEGSGFFSTADRTARSVSVSSCRPDSAGRRVAFSGPEDDIPSIPADYNLRCRSAKRRVVFSDTEGDMRSRSADGNLQDSVHDTRQSGSVSSCRKDSAGRRVVFSGPEDDVPSRLSDVNLQDSSTKTRVVSSGPENDFPLWPADFSLEDDSVSLSTSDRTAQSLSVSSFRADSAGRRVVFSGPEDAVPSLPAEVNLQDGSVESRVGSETFRLPWRERLLSGAATTPESSDSDSAMKATSPPCSDSGRGADSPGPAALSARFPSEALCRFAGSDCLSSTTISSGSYVSTDPEQNVADDPRLFNPTGPGSGGVSCAGFRDSFVPAGPPVDSVFNDSVIQRIIDKYTRELDVSLSAAGTTTDSDALEESGSSLSQPSRTEDETSARRRDVRLHPMAGQDPNPEQTTPGHPALERFCPVDPEQNPSCLAPERLSVLERLVGQPSAHSSMIGARPGPPDRSGWDSTLSRMIGRLSQQSDSPGPGFCAGHDTSERSWSDELPEEIRMRVLVGELQVSANQHSESSGERSSAAESREPSGLQRCLAGRPPASNPVLQNRAGLEDLDPHGADDSFHLLQPEITHNETAEPSVTFHLPDLNTSDDPSLEQLRVEEPHGRREVQESFSRLVISECVQQDSVLMSSPALRTPPHGSPAPRMPPRLSPAPGTPPHVSPAPRTLPCGFGEASAIGASETKSSRVSVPVCERQEDFSTSEITPESDEERGILEQSQITLVSLTDTTLQDAVATDDEGLQDSDGPDSITDGQETMETEPTEGAESTLAHQTPSASLQESLWSPGRNLQDVFQRRRRVLMQRSDRRVQEIKDKRAAARNGPLSRVLVEGRDPGRAAVQTVPRKETTEDRKRAERKLRPPPPGRRSSPQIGTDVRISDPDQRKRNLSEMHQRTQRLYEQLEEVKQQRAARSRQEDWARNRLRAKEFHRVGAFPPPGSCSRTAAHSDFPPQKTLQKLRAKQTPTF, from the exons atgaagagaaaagtgTCGAAATTAAGATTGAGTCCCAACGAAGAGGCTCGTATAATACGCGAGGAGCTTGACAGACGGAGGAAACTACGGATCCAGCAG GTGCGGGAGCAGCAGCGGCAGATTGCGCTGCAGATCCGGCGGGAGGTGGAGCAGCGGCGGCAGCAGGAGCTGCGgcagctggaggagcagctgagggAGGACTGGGAGAGGCGTCAGAGGGAGAAGCTGCAAACGCTGCAGAGTTTGTATCTGGAGAGCCTGCAGCTCATCGGTCAGAGCCACAGAAGCGCCAAGGAAACC GAAGCTGAGCtggcagctgctgctcagagagAGGAGGAGCATCATGCTAAAGCAGAGGAGCGTTACTGTGAAGCTCTGAAGGAACTCAAGATCCAAAAAACTAAAGAGCAGGAGAGACAGAAACG ATCCATCAATGCGAGGAAGAAAGCGCTGCAGACGGAGAAGGAACGATCAGCTAAAGTGGCCAGACTCCCGCCGCCTCCGCCTGATCCCATTCAG GACATCGATCCCAGGAAGTCCCACATGGTGAAGAGGTCGAATCTGAACGCCTTCGCTACCACTCGCTATCACATGCCAGAGAGCGCCGTGGCGAAGGAGCCGGAGGCGCTGCAG TCTGATGCCAGACTGGAAGCTGACCTGGAGTCCAGGAGGCTGCAGGAGCTCCAGAGGGAGGAGgacaggaggagagaggagcaGCTGGAGAAGGCCCGGGTCAGAGGGAGGCAGGCACTGAGGAGGGAGCAGCTGGAGCAG GACCGGGAGCGCCtcctggtggagctgcagcaCCTGCAGCAGACCGACCTGCTGCGGCGGAGGCAGCAGGTGTCCCGGATGCCACCACAGATCTTCCAGCCTCTCTACCAGAGGCAGGAGGCCAGGGAGGAACTCCAGAGGGAACTGGAGTTCGCCTTCGAGGACATGTACACCGGAGAGAGAC GGGTAAAAGGTGACCTGGTGGTCCAGCTGGTACCGGAGCCTCTCCCAACCTCATCCAGCACCGGCCAGGATCTGGATCTGGACCCGGATCAGGACCTGGATGTCACTGTGGATGAAAACGCCGAACCCGAagcagaaaatattcagaatgaCTTTGGGGATGAAGTTGAAGGCAGagagcaggaagcagcagatG GCGCAACTCCTCCCAGACAGGCGCTCCGGAAACTCCTGGATCGGATCCGGAGCCAAAGAACCGACTGGATCAACGGCAGCAGCCGGGTTCCTGCAGCAGATTCTCCGTCCGTCGACACAGAGCTGATCCCAGAGCGAGACATGAGCATCGAAACCGGATCTCTGACCCCCGAGACGCTCAGTGAACCTGGCGTCCCTGCACCGA CTGTGGAACCAGCAGAACCGCCACCAGCAGCAGAACGTTCACTTCCTGCCAATTTTCTGAGCAGAATCCAGGAAGCCGAAGAAGAACGGAAGAAGCGG gaagcagagctggaggtggagaagcagcagcagcttgctcTCCTCcaggaactggaggagcaaAAAGCCGAGCTGGAGCAGATGCTGCAGGAGGCTCAGAGGGAAAGGGAGCAGCTGAGAGCTGCTGcccagcaggaggcgctgctCCTCCAACCACAGGTTCCTGTCCAGGACCGCTCCCCGATCAGCTTAACCTCTGAGGAAGAA GCGGTGGCTGCAGAGGAAGGCGTGTCCACCAGGAGGCTCAGACAGTACCAGCAGCGCCTGCTGGAGCAGAACAG GATTCACCAGAGATCCGTGGAAGTGGCCCGGCAGCGGCTGGAGGAATACCAGCGAGCTCTCCGGATCCGCCACAACCTGACCGCCACCGCCTTGCTGAGGCCTCCCGTTCACCCTGCGTTCCTCGCTCCCCCGTCTGAAAGTCACCCAGCGACACCCTCTGTGCCTTCAGGCGtgtcacttcctgctttcaGCAGCAGCGCCGGCTCCAGCGTACCGTCGGATCCGTCCATTACGAACCGGTTCAGCTCACTGAGACCAGACGCTGCTTCGCTCGCCGACAGCCAGAG CATAATGGAGCGAGTAGCGAAGCACCTGCCGGACAGACCGAGAGCTTCGCCGGTCGCTGCAGGGCCGTACGAACCCGACGCCGCACGCGGGTCAGCCAGCACCTCGGCCACCTTTGACCCGATGACCCTGACCTCCAGAGAGGCGGACCGCAGGAGACGGGAGCTGCAGGAGGCCCAGAGACGGGTGGTGGAGCAGAGGGCGGCGCTGACGCTGCAGAAGGAGCAGCAAGAGGAGGAGAGGCGCAGAgcggaggaggagctgcatcaCATGAGGAGGCAGAAGGAGGCGCTGCAGGCTCTGATCGACGCCGATAGACGA AGCGGTTCCGATTCTCCCAGTGAAGCTTCGGACCCACAGGAGGCCGAGCGGAAACGGCTGCAGCTGCTGGCGACTCTGCTGAGAGCCATCGAAGAGTCGAATGGAGGAAGTCTGTCCCACTTAGAGGAGCCGGAGGACGGAGACGACTCCCTTCAGCCCGATCTTAGAGGAAGAG TTCCTCTGGTTCCGAGCGTCGTTCCTCCAGAACCTTCTGGACTCCTCCATCCTCCACGGACGCAGAAGCCTCCAGTGACGCGGGTCAAACTGGGTTTCAAGTGGATGATTCCTCAACAACATGAGCTCAGCGCCATCCAAGAGGTGGAGACTCCGGTCAGCATGAGTCGGGTTACAG GCTGTAGACCCAATTCTGCTGAACGGCGGCTTGTCTTTTCTGGTCCAGAAGACGACGATCCTTCACACCTGCAGGAAGGTTCAGGATTTTTCTCCACAGCTGACAGGACTGCGCGGTCTGTGTCTGTCTCCAGCTGTAGACCCGATTCTGCTGGGAGACGGGTCGCCTTTTCAGGCCCAGAAGATGACATTCCTTCAATCCCGGCAGACTACAACCTGCGGTGTCGTTCTGCCAAGAGACGGGTCGTCTTTTCAGACACTGAAGGAGACATGCGTTCCCGCTCAGCAGACGGTAATCTGCAGGATTCAGTACATGACACCAGACAGTCTGGGTCTGTCTCCAGCTGTAGAAAAGACTCTGCTGGGAGACGGGTTGTCTTTTCAGGTCCAGAAGACGACGTTCCTTCACGCCTATCAGACGTTAACCTGCAGGATTCTTCTACCAAGACACGGGTCGTTTCTTCAGGCCCAGAAAATGACTTTCCTTTATGGCCTGCAGACTTTAGTCTGGAGGATGATTCTGTATCTTTATCCACGTCTGACAGGACTGCGCAGTCTCTGTCCGTCTCCAGCTTTAGAGCGGATTCTGCTGGGAGACGGGTCGTCTTTTCAGGTCCAGAAGACGCCGTTCCTTCACTCCCAGCAGAAGTTAATCTGCAGGATGGTTCTGTTGAGAGCCGGGTCGGGTCGGAGACCTTCCGTCTTCCCTGGAGGGAGCGACTGCTGTCTGGAGCAGCAACGACTCCAGAGTCGTCTGATTCCG ATTCAGCCATGAAAGCGACGTCACCGCCTTGTTCTGATTCTGGAAGAGGAGCCGACTCGCCCGGTCCTGCAGCTCTGAGCGCCAGATTCCCCTCAGAG GCTCTCTGCAGGTTCGCCGGTTCCGACTGCCTCTCCTCCACCACCATCTCCAGCGGCAGCTACGTCTCCACCGACCCGGAACAAAATGTCG CAGACGACCCTCGGCTCTTCAACCCAACTGGACCGGGTTCTGGTGGCGTTTCCTGTGCAGGTTTTCGGGACTCGTTCGTCCCCGCCGGTCCGCCTGTAGACTCGGTGTTTAACGACAGCGTCATCCAGCGCATCATCGATAAATACACCAGAGAGCTTGACGTCTCGCTCAGCGCCGCAGGAACGACTACAG ACAGCGACGCTCTGGAGGAGTCCGGCTCTTCGCTCTCTCAGCCGTCCAGGACGGAGGATGAGACCTCGGCTCGTCGTCGGGACGTCCGGCTCCACCCAATGGCCGGTCAGGACCCGAACCCG gAGCAGACGACCCCGGGTCATCCCGCCCTGGAGCGTTTCTGTCCTGTTGACCCAGAGCAGAACCCGTCCTGCTTGGCTCCAGAGAGGCTTTCGGTTCTGGAGCGGTTGGTCGGCCAGCCATCAGCTCACTCCTCCATGATCGGTGCCAGGCCCGGTCCGCCGGATCGGAGCGGCTGGGACTCCACTCTGAGCCGGATGATCGGCCGCCTGTCCCAACAGTCCGACTCTCCGGGTCCGGGTTTCTGCGCTGGTCATGACACGTCGGAACGGTCCTGGTCGGATGAGCTACCGGAGGAGATCCGGATGAGGGTTCTGGTCGGAGAGCTGCAGGTCTCTGCCAATCAGCACAGTGAAAGCTCCG GTGAACGGAGTTCTGCAGCTGAGTCCAGAGAACCATCAGGACTGCAGCGTTGCCTGGCTGGGAGACCGCCCGCCTCGAACCCGGTGCTGCAGAACCGAGCCGGTCTGGAGGACCTGGACCCGCACGGCGCCGACG ATTCGTTTCACCTGCTGCAACCAGAAATCACCCACAACGAAACCGCTGAGCCCTCTGTGACCTTTCACCTTCCTGACCTCAACACCTCTGACGATCCGTCGCTGGAGCAGCTGAGAGTGGAGGAGCCGCACGGCCGCAGAGAAGTTCAGGAGTCCTTCTCCCGACTCGTCATCTCCGAGTGCGTCCAGCAGGACTCTGTCCTGATGTCGTCCCCTGCCCTGAGGACGCCGCCACACGGGTCCCCCGCCCCGAGGATGCCGCCCCGCCTGTCCCCCGCCCCGGGGACGCCGCCACACGTGTCCCCCGCCCCGAGGACGCTGCCCTGTGGTTTTGGGGAAGCGTCCGCTATCGGCGCGTCGGAGACAAAATCCTCCAGAGTTTCCGTCCCAGTCTGTGAACGTCAGGAGGATTTCTCCACCTCAGAAATCACGCCG GAGTCGGACGAGGAGAGGGGCATCCTGGAGCAGTCTCAGATCACGTTGGTGAGTCTGACGGACACGACGCTCCAGGACGCGGTCGCCACGGACGACGAGggactgcaggacagcgacggTCCAGACAGCATCACAGATGGACAGGAAACCATGGAAACGGAGCCAACAGAG GGGGCTGAATCCACGTTGGCTCATCAGACGCCATCAG CGTCCCTCCAGGAGTCCCTCTGGAGTCCCGGCAGGAACCTGCAGGACGTCTTCCAGCGGCGGCGCCGGGTTCTCATGCAGCGGTCCGACCGCCGCGTTCAGGAGATCAAAGACAAGCGGGCCGCCGCCAGGAACGGACCCCTGAGTCGGGTTCTGGTCGAAGGACGGGACCCGGGTAGAGCCGCGGTCCAGACCGTCCCCAGGAAGGAGACGACAGAGGACAGGAAGAGAGCGGAGAGGAAGCTCCGCCCACCTCCACCAG GTCGCCGCTCCAGTCCTCAGATCGGAACCGACGTTCGGATCAGCGATCCGGATCAGAGGAAGCGGAACCTGTCAGAGATGCACCAGCGGACCCAGAG gctgtacgagcagctggaggaggtgAAGCAGCAGCGAGCGGCCCGCAGCCGGCAGGAGGACTGGGCCAGGAACCGGCTGAGGGCCAAGGAGTTCCACAGGGTAGGAGCGTTTCCGCCTCCGGGTTCTTGCAGCAGAACCGCAGCTCACTCTGATTTCCCTCCACAGAAAACGCTGCAGAAGCTCCGAGCCAAGCAGACGCCaacgttttaa